In Spirobacillus cienkowskii, a genomic segment contains:
- the tilS gene encoding tRNA lysidine(34) synthetase TilS has product MTNFKKELAKFEYDLLKKILLMSKDCHTKILLNLQVSGGMDSMCMLNAFFKILNSKHFENKEKFVFVAQHFNHKQRGQESEEDVVFVSQYCSQYNIPLYVNELQVKDMKAKNFQNDARNWRKSQAISLCQELQKSLKIGKYFIVTAHHARDHVESVLLHILRGCSLNGLVGIQQFDEQNLFFRPFFNISYKCLQRYCHDEQILFRMDSSNLSNDYDRNYIRNSILPHFEHLRPSYEKSFQSLSKHVVEHLETFVEDDGFEENQQILVLNGMSLSDVYRTIINKNKELKNILGRNVMANLLHEMELLKKSRLILKEVKLKNDWVACLMKDNDNIKIQFLKQKY; this is encoded by the coding sequence ATGACAAATTTTAAAAAAGAATTAGCCAAATTTGAATATGACTTACTAAAAAAAATTCTATTAATGAGTAAAGATTGTCATACAAAAATTCTTTTAAATCTTCAAGTTTCTGGTGGCATGGATAGCATGTGCATGTTAAATGCATTTTTTAAAATATTAAATTCAAAACATTTTGAGAATAAAGAAAAATTTGTTTTCGTTGCGCAACATTTTAACCATAAACAACGAGGACAAGAATCAGAAGAAGATGTTGTTTTTGTGTCTCAATATTGCTCCCAATATAATATTCCTCTTTACGTAAATGAGTTGCAAGTTAAAGATATGAAAGCAAAAAATTTTCAAAATGATGCGCGTAACTGGAGAAAATCACAGGCAATTTCTCTTTGTCAAGAATTGCAAAAAAGCTTAAAGATAGGAAAATATTTTATTGTCACTGCCCATCATGCTCGAGATCATGTTGAAAGTGTTTTATTGCACATATTAAGAGGATGTTCTTTAAATGGGTTGGTTGGGATTCAGCAGTTTGATGAGCAAAATTTGTTTTTTAGACCATTTTTTAATATATCTTACAAGTGCTTACAAAGGTACTGTCATGATGAGCAGATCTTATTTAGAATGGATAGTTCTAATCTAAGTAATGACTATGATAGAAATTATATTAGAAACAGCATCCTGCCGCATTTTGAACATTTAAGACCCAGCTATGAGAAATCATTTCAATCATTGTCAAAGCATGTTGTAGAACATTTAGAAACTTTTGTGGAAGATGATGGCTTCGAGGAAAATCAGCAAATATTGGTTTTGAATGGAATGAGTCTGTCTGATGTATATAGAACAATCATTAATAAAAACAAAGAATTAAAAAATATTCTGGGTAGAAATGTGATGGCAAATCTTTTACATGAGATGGAGCTTCTAAAAAAAAGTAGGCTTATTCTTAAAGAAGTCAAATTAAAAAATGATTGGGTTGCTTGTTTAATGAAAGATAATGATAATATAAAGATACAGTTTTTAAAACAAAAATATTGA